The window TAGTTGTGGACACATCAGGCTTTGCTCTTTGTCTTCCCTGCCCTCAGCCTCTGCCCACTGGCCCAGCCTCTGCTGGGGATCTTCAGTGTATGCTCAATGAGGTGCTTGGGTCCTTGGCTCCTTCCTCCCATGTCTTTGGCCTGCAGTTCCAGGTTTACCTCTGTCTTTCCCTTGCTGCCAGGCTTTTGAAGAAGCACAGTGGGGCCTCACTTCCAGCTGAGCCCTCTGTGTTACATCAGGTGTTCTGAGGCTGTCAGGGTCATATATTGATGTATATAGTTTTATTAACTTACATTTTGATTTGTGCCTGAGGATGTTAGCAGGCAGTGGGAAACAGAACCTGCTGTCTCTGTCTCTGCACAGGATGAGCTCTCATTTTGTGTTTGGGTTGGTGGAATGGTACcttttctgcctgcagcaggaatgACTCAGATGTCTGGTATAAGACTCAGACAAGGGACAAGGTGGCCAGGAGGAGAGAGGGTGTGACTTATGAGCTGGGTGCCTTAGCCCCTCTTCATCCCATAGTGACTTCATTTCCCTGCTGGCCAGCCAAGTATTTTGCTCCCATTTTACACTGTTTTGGCTCTCTAGAGTggaattgcaaaatatttttaaaacctttttagTGAAACAATATGGGATAgtcaaagagggaaaaaaacagaactttGATGTTTGGGGTGTGGTCCTGATTGTGGGAGATGCCTCTTGGAGTTGTACAAGGCACTGAGACAGAGTGCCTGACAATtgccctctgtgtgtgtgatggtGCTGTCAGGGAAAATGACTGACAGGAGGTAGCACAGGGATCCCAGCATCTGCTGCAAAAAGGTACAGCCATAGCACTGCTGCAGTCCTGGATGCAGATGTCCTTCCCTTGCTACTGAGGCACAGAGGTTTTTCTTCCTGAGCATTTGGAGTGGGGTTTAtgacacattaaaataaattaatgtttatCTGAGCCATGGGCTATGCAAATGGGAGGCAGAGCTCTAAAAACAAAATCTTCAGAGCTGAAGTTTCCATCCTTACCCTGTACCTCTAAATTACCTCTGTGGAGATCAGGGGACCACCTTAAGGCTAGCAGGTACTTTAGAAAGCAGTGGATGTTTCCAGCTCTTAGCTGAGCATCTGCAGCTGATTGATGCTGTTCCTTTGGAGCTGTTTCTGGAACACTGTGAATTTCATggcatttctcttctgctgtcTGTCACTGAAATGGATGCTTTGTGTTGCTCTGGGGTTGAGGAAGGCCCATCTTGGGAGAGTTGGGTTTGGTAGGATCTCTGCCTTCACCCCTTTGTGGCCTCTGGTAGTGCTGAACCCTCAGTGTCTTGTGCTAGAGCTGTTGATGATGGATTCTGCAATGTCTTGAGTCGATGTTGTTTATGCCATAGCCTTTATTTTCTTGTCTCCATTCTTGGATGTGACTCAAGGGTTTTTTACTCCAGCAGATGATGATTTAACCAGAGTGAgagttggcttttttttctaaaccttCATGGCACTCCCTGAGGCTTGTGTTGAAAACCTGATACCTGTTTACCTCTCCTGGGTGTCAGATCCCCCCGAGGGTGGTGGTTGAGGCGTGGGCAGCTTATTCCTGCCTCAGGCTGGCATGGAAGAGCTGGATTCAGATaagcaggaggggaggaggagcagtCTGTTGCTGTAGCTCAGCTTGTGGTGTGCTTGTCCTTCAGTGACCCCAAGTGTGTCTGTCAGCCTGTGAAATGGCATGGGGAAGATTCTTGGCTCCCTTCAGCACAGCCAGTCTTGAGGAGTTAACACTTCATATCATTATAGGCGTCAAATCAGCCGTGCTGGCTGCTGTTTCAGCTGTGGGGGTAGGGAGTAGTTTTATTGCTGATTTCCACCCCCCCAGCAATTCCTCAGCTTTctcagtgttgtttttttcagagggAGATAATCTCTTTAATTCatctattttgtttgtttgtttactgcTTTGATTCTTCTAGATAACTGTGTGTAGCAAagccaggctgcagggacagtCCCTGGGTTGGGCAGGGTTGCTCCCCTGAGGCAGTGCAGactgtgctggcagaggagctgcccTGTTTGGCAGGAGTTGGAATGAAAGCTTAAtgatttgcttttcttccctcaggCACCTCAAGGATGTGATCCTGCTGACAGCTATAGTCCAAgtgctcagctgcttctcactcTACGTCTGGTACTTCTGGCTCTTGGTAagccccagtccctgctgtTTTCCATCTTGCTCTGTATAGTTGTCTTTGCCTGTCTTCAGGGTGGAGGACATTATTTAtccatttcatttcagtgtCCTGTTTCAGGCCTGAACTGttttctgatgtattttttaatctccTTGTCAGatcttgtttaaaaataaggctgcacaaaacaaaaaagtcctGATCCCTCTGGGTCGTCTACACAAAAACCAGGCTGGCCTTTGCCTTTTCACGGGACCAGAGGGACTCACGAAAGGGCAACAAGCAACGTGAGGCAGATCAAAGCTGTCTTGGTGCAGAGTCTTTCTGTGTCTGTAACAAACAGAGTAtctttttgtttggctttttcagCCATTCAGCATGGACCAAGACTGGGATCTGCTGGACACTGTGCCTCTGGGTAGATGAAATGCTACAGGCTTTCATTCCCCTTAACACACCAAACTCTGCTCCTGAAACGTTTGTCACGTGTCTCACAAGCTAAAACTGCTTGttcagaaggaggaaaaaaaatctccatttagTGTAAAAATCCCATATTTGCTTTGAGGATATCCCACAAAGGTACAAAAGGCAGTTGTGGGAGCATGGAAAGTTATCCCAGTTCACTCATTTCAGTCCTCACCCACAAATTCCTCTCTAGCTGGCCTGGCAGAGAGCAGCCTAGACTCAGCTGTCCCCTGGAGACCATCTGGATTGCTTTTTTCATAAATTCAAAGAAATGTGGGTGTGTTTTCCGAAGGAATGAGAGGTGGAATGTCTGGACTGTTGGATCCCTCTGGGTAATTCAGACCTGATGCTGGGATTTCTGTGTATGAAGTTTGAGCACTCTATATGTTCTTCAGCCATGAAATGAAATCAGGCCATTTATTTTGGACACCCACCACTGCCTTTGATTTCCGTGCACCCCGAGATGCCTGATCCAGCTGCTTTGTCTCCCTCAGAAGAACCAGCCCTCCTGCCCTTGGCACCCCCCTGCCATTGCTGTCCCCAGAGTGACTGAGTTTGTGCCACGTGTCTTTTGCAGGCTCCAGGGCGTGCTCTCTACCTCCTGTGGGTGAACATCCTGGGGCCTTGGTTTACAGCTGAGTCCTCACCTGCTGCTCAGGAGCCCAATGAGAAGAAGCAGCGCCGACAGGAACGCCGACAGATGAAGCGCTTCTAGCCCTGGCTGAGGATAGATCAACACCCTCTCCCATCTCCATGCTGTTATTTCATCAGGGATGCGACCAAAACCAATCCAAAACCACCACAGTAGCTCTGTTACcctctgtcactgctgccatTCCTCCAGAAAGGCCGCAAGAGACTTCCCCTGGTTTGGCCTTAGCAGGGGCTGAGGCCTTGCTCCTTGGGCTGACAAGGGGGTGATGCTGGGATGTCTGTAAATATCTTTTTAAAGCAGTGCTGTATGGTGTTCGGTGTTGGGGAGTGCGATGTTGGAGGAAATAGTACATTAAAGAGCAGAGTCTTAATTGACCGTGCTGGCAGTGAATTTGTGCAGGGGAGCTGTGAAAAGTGCCAGCATGTTCTTGGGGAGCTGGACCAGAAGGGAGCAGAATCCCCAGAGATAAGTGCTCTCCTTTCCCAAGCTTGGTTtgtgctgccctgcctgctACAGCCTCTGCACCTTGTGGAGAAactgcagctgcactgcaggATCAGGAGTGAAGGGCAGCTGGGGATGCTGCGAGCAGGGCTTGCAGCTGAACTTGGAGCTTTTGGAATTGAGCCTAGGCTCTTAGGAGGCACAGATTGGCCTGTGCTACCTTTGCAGGAGCTCAGTGGGATGTAAGCCAAGAAGATgtagggtttatttttttgtttttttcctaagaggGTACTCCCAGGGGTGCCACATCTGCTCCAGAGCTCATGTGTTAAGAGACCAGGAACAGCTCAGGGCAGTTTTTACTTTTGCCTGCTTTGATTTAGTGATGTCCCTGTCCAGTATGTTGTCACAATCCATGACCCCTGATGCACCAGTTCAGACCATGCAGCTTTGCCTATGCCAGCAAGAGGCACAGTGGGTGTTCACAGTGTTGCCAGCCTGGTTTTTGATGCTATCCACAACCTTTTGCCCAAAAGTATTTTCCATTGCATCATCTTTATTACACGTTTTTTCCTAACACCAAGCCAAATTCCCACCCCTAGTCCTCAAAACCAGGCAGGGTGGCTGTAGTTGGGGTTCAGAGCTGGGCAGAGGTTGGTAATGGGGGATTAAagtccttcctgctgctggtggggtcacgagggaaggggaagggagtGGAAAAGGCATCCATGGGGTGATCTGTGGGTGCAGTCCAGCCCTTATTccctgccaggcacagcccagagccccTAGCCCTGTCTGCTGACCCCAAGTACGTGCCCCACAGTGCTGGGAGCGCTCCTGGTACCCTACAGCAATCCCCCCATTTCAactcccccagcacagccttcTGCACTCAGGGACCAGCACAACACCCCAACTCTGCCCTCGTTCTCCCTGAACTCTCTTTGGCTCCCCAAAGCCAcgtggagcagcacagccatcCCCAAAATACACAGGGACGATGTAGGGGACACATCAACACAACCACACGGGCCCTTGGCCGCACTACCCTACACAGCAGTACATGCACAGTGCCCACCTCGGGCTctgccctctgctccagcccaaATAAATACCCAATAAACAGCACCAGTTACACCCTTGGGGTGCTGCTTCAGGGGGTGCCCCTCagtcaggcagcagctgctccaacTCCTCCTCATTCAGGCCATTGGTGGTGACAATATGATCCAGCTGCTTCATGTACCGCTCCAGATCCTGCATGAAATGGGGGATGCGGGCCTTCTCCAGGACCCCAAATTTCTTTAGTCGATTCACATCTTCATAGGAGACCTGGTAGGAAGCATGGAGATGGGGTCAGTACCCTCCATCCCAAAGCCTGGCAGGTGCCATGGGGGGCATCTGGCCCCCTTGCAGCCCCCCCAAGGTCAGTCAAAACATCCCTGCTGCTTGTGGGAGGCAGTAGGAGAGCTGCTGGGACTGTGGGATTTGCAAGGATTTGTGGTTTGGTAATTTTCAGTCACTGCAAGGACAGGTGACAGCAGGACTGCTGTGGCCAAGGGCCAGAAAAGCTTAACCTGCTGGGTTAAGCCTCTTCCCTAAGGTCTCCCACAGAGGATTATGTATTGTCCCATCCTACCCACCACAGTCTTTCCCTGGTGCACAGAGACCCCTAAGTGCAGGCAAAGACCAAGAGCTGACAGGCCACCAGGCAAGGGCTGGTTTTTGGGAAGCCATTAGATTGAGGGAGCCCATGTGAGATAAAAGGAGCCCGTGTGAGCTTTGGGATGGGGTTGTGCCCCATCCTCACCCTGGCTCTTACCTTTCCTAGTGCAGCCAGCAGTGGGAAGTCAATGGTCTGCCGATGGCGCAGGATGCGGAGAATCCCATCCAGGTACACCTGGTCCTTACTGAAACAGCCTGGAATAGCAGAAAACACCTGGGAGAgggctcctgccttcccaccACCCTCCACTTGCCTGAACGTTTGCTGACCACAATAACCAGAATGAGGGCACTGCCCACGAGTGTGTCAGGGCTCAGGACTGCTGGGTCCCAAGGGATGAGCACTGGGGAGGGAGCTGGGTGCAGCGAGAGCCACAAACCCCACATGGATACTGTCACACTTCTtcccaagtaattttttttgagGGTAAACCACTGCAGGCATCCAAATGTATCCACAGTAATGTtggttttccctctcttttgcCTTCTGCTTCGCTCCCATGGGACAGGGAGAGTGGTGCTGGGGATAGGGAGGGATGTGGGGACTGGGTGCTGTGGCTGTGTTGGAACAAAAGGgttaaaagcaaaacactgaTCTGGAGGATTGTAAATTGCTCAAGTGACCTTGCACCTGGGTGTAACTCTTGATAAGCTTGTGAACAGCAGGCTAGTGATCCTCTGATCTTGTGTTCCTCTGCCCAGGTGTTGGGTGTTGCTCTGGGGTTCCCCCAGTTAGCAAGgtaatgcaaataaattttCTGTGTTCTAGCCATGAATCTGTGCCTGTTCCAGCTGCCTATGCCAATTCACACTCTACAGGACTGGTGATGCTCAACctacacagcagcagagcataCCACAcagttttttcttaaaatatatatatatatatatatatatataaatatataaaataagcaaatagAATTCTTCCCAAAACTCAATTCGCACCCCCCCAAGTGGTACCTGGCTGTGAGGTGTCTGTCTGGCCCCGCTTTGCCCGCACACAGTACTCCCACCGGACACCAGCATCCTGCACGTACTGCTCCAGGTCCTGGAAGAGGGCAGAGAAGGAGAGGCGGCTGGCCCGCTCGATGGTGTAGTAGAGCAGGGCTGCCCGCCACAGGAAGGGCTGCTTGCGGAACAGGACGCTGTGCAGGCTGGCCAAGCCTTCCTCCGTGGGGTTGGCAGGCTTCAGGCTGTACTGCTTGCGGCCCtcggagctgtgccagggctggcgGGTGTTGTTGACCCCCCGGATGTAGTGGGTGcctggggagaggggacaggagtgaatgctcacagcagcccccgctctgcccctgcccacagccaccccagctGACCTATCTCGTGGCGCAGCATCCCCTCCAGCCAGTGCTGCCGGGCTCCGGCCAGGTTGATGGCCAGCGTGGGCCGGCTGTCCTCCACCATCATCACTGCTTGGGACAGCAGGTCATCGGTGAGCTGCACCACCACCTgcagaagaaggaggaggcaatGGCCATGAGCGGGGTCTTGGCTCTCAGCAGATGGTGAGACGGTGGCAGATGGTCAGAAAAACCCACTGACACCACGGATGGCACCGTTTGGGACTGCTGCGCCATCACGGGGTTGTGCTGCAGCTTCTCAAAGGAATTACAGACGGCAAGATCCACTGGGGGTGGGGGGATAATGAGAGGAGAGAGATGATCTCATGCAGGGATGAAGTAGCTCCTTTAATCTCTTTACAGCCAACAAAGCTGAGCAGGCACTGTAGGGGGGAGCAGGTAGCTCCTGGGCAGCTTCCTCCAGCACCTCTCTGGCTCCAGCATCACCCTCCCTGGCGTGTTCCCACAGGCTCCCCATGCTTTTATGGCCACACAGGATGAACATCCTCTGGAAACCTGCCTGGGCCCCCTTCTGCATCCCCACTGGCAATGGGATGCGGCAGTACCTTTGGCCATCAAAACAACCCCACTCAGAACACCCAACAGCACCAGCTTTGTAATGGCTCTGCACCCCCCCCAAGAAACATCTCCTGAGGGATccaaggctctggctccattTTCATGGACTCCTCCATGGGTTCTCCCATTTGAGGCTTCTAGACAtgagcagtgaggatggctccatGCCAGTCCACCCTCACAGGAGGAACTGTGTGTGCTGGCCACAATTCACAACAGGGATGGGCATTGCATGTGTAGGACTATTCAGTATctttacagacaaaaaaaatggtattttgaGAAACCTGGCTAACACAGGTGCTGGAGCCAAGAGAGTTGCTCACCAGAATTAACAtgccagccagcagcacttTCTGACCACCTGACTTCAGATTTGCAGTAACTCAAGGCTGCAGCATCACCAGAGCAGGATGGAAGCTGTTGCATCTGAGGTTTGGCAGTGGCAAACCTCAAGATAGCAATCAAAACATACCTATAAACTCTATAAACCATCTGTTATTTCATAACTGACACATTTCAGGATGCAAACGTGTGCCTCTGTTACTACGTGACAAttcttcttattaaaaaaaagagaggagacTGAATTGGTTAGCTTTAAGTcagatttattattatttattaagaaAGCCAAAAGTGCAGTCTAACAGAGTCCACCACTGGGCAAACAAACAGCATAAAATACTCACAGTGCAACTACTTACCTGGGTTCAAATACACCAGTGTGAAAAGGAATCCCTTCAACACTGAGACTTGTCAGTTCACCTCTGACTCCTTGTGCAGAACCAGCCATCCAGGAGCAATGGAAAGGGACTCTGGACAGTGCCAGAGACCACAGCTTCTTATGCTGCCCACTGCAGCCCTTCTCATGCTACAAAAACCCATCCTGCTGAGCAGTACCACTTGCCTTGTTTTGGGACCCTCCAGCTTTGCAGATACAACCAGGGCTGCAACTCCagccaaagagcagcagcaccagctctccAGGTCTGTGACATCTCTCATCCTGAGCAGCATGCCCCAGTGCATCCTTGTGGTTCATGGTTTTGCTCAGTATTTGCGAACGCACTGATGGAGAAAGAGTTCATCCCAAAGAACAAAGGGAAGGTTTCTGGTGGTCCCCATGGCACTGGCGTAGGGGTTCCTGTCTCTCCCCAACAACCTGATACTGCTCAGGACCTCTGACACTAAGCAAGCAGCTCAGAGGTAGAGGGACACCACTGATGGGATCCCAAGAGACACCAGCTAGCACTGTTTAAGCTGACATCACAACCCCAAGGACTGCCATGCAGCACTTACCAGTGGGGCCAGGCGTTTCTATCCTGCAAGCTGTGAGCCCACTGAAATCCATATGGAAACCTCTGGCAGCATCAAGTCTGTCCTAAGTTAgaagaagagcagaagagctTCAGGATCTGCAGCTCAGACCCAAACAAAGCAGCTCTTGAGGGCACAAACTTCATGACAGCATGAACACTTACCCAGGAACACGCTGCCTGTGATGCTGGAATGCAGGATCCTGTCTTTGACCATCGGTGCTGGGGACAAAGGGCAGCTGCAGAGGCTGCCACCAGCCTGGCCACGCTGCCTGCCAGgacccatgggcagggacacaccaGCTGCTTGTGCTCTGGGCTAATTCTAACCCCACACgagtttcttctcttttaagCAAGCCATCAAGATTAGTACGTATCAAGGAAGCAAAGGGCATGGCAGAACAGACAGGGCACAGATGGTGAAAGTCAGGAATCAGAGAGACAGGTGCAGGGAGGGAGATACATGCCTGAAACCACCCAGTTCCCTGACAGGGTGTGAGATTATCAGTGATGCAGAAGTTTCAACAAGTTTTGGTCTTGTACAGGGAGCAAGCTCTGCCAAGTTCACTGTATAGAGAGCAGCAGGTGAAACCCTTCTCTCTTCCCTACCCCAAACACATCCAGCAAAATTTCCACTGGATAGAAAGGAACAAACCAGTGCTTTCATTGTTTTCATAAAAGCACTTATCAAAAGTCCCAGATAAAACAGCCACACCGATGTGCAAACAGTGACTGAACCCTGCATTGCCTTGAATTACagaatgtcctgagctggaagggacccacaaggttCACTGAGTCCAACACCTAATAGCTCTGAGCACAGGGACAATTACACAGAGTTGGAAGGAAGCCAGTTGTACACCAATATGTACGAAAATCAATGGCTTTCTGCCCAGCCACGGCACAATTAATGGAGAAAAGAGTAACTGAATTTAACCAATTAATAAACCTGAGAGAGAGAGCTCAACTAGCAAGTTAAAAGTGCTGGTGTGTAAGACTGGCAGCTGCTTGGCTGAGTACTGGGACAGGTTTTGGACACTCAAAGGCAGAATTATAGAGAAACATCTGCAGAACTCTGTTCTGTCCCAGGCCAAGGCTTTGGAGGACCAAGGTGCAAAATCCACATCCTAGGAACACCCTCAGGAGGCATCAGGGCAAACCAAGGgtgtttgaggaaaaaaaggaatatccTTGGTCAGGAAGGACCTCAGGGGACCACTCATTCCTGCTCTTGCCTGCATGGAATGTACTGGGTACCACTGGGCAAGGTGATGCTTTGGAGAAATGCTCATCAATAACCCTCTTTGGAGACAGAGGTGAAAAGTCAGAGGTAGGAAATAGAGTCTGGGCAAGAAGCAGTGGTGAGGAAGCCCCCACAccagccagcactgcacagTCTCTGCCCTGCAGCCAACAGCTCCAGGGAGCCTTGCAAGCCACCCCACACAAAGCCAGGTCCAGAAATCCTTCTCAGACCTTGAACCCAGGAGGATGGAAGTGTTTTGCCCACACCTTGCTGTcagaagggaataaaaaagcTCAATGGCAGCTGTAGGATGCCCCATGCTGGATGCTGCAGGGGATGCAGAGAAACTAGATTAGGAGATGTTGAACTTCTCCTGTAGCTCCATCCCTCGTGGCTACTGTTGTATCTTAACCAGGTATTTCCCAGCCTTGAGTTTCAAAGCACCATAACCTGCATGTCCTGCAGGGTGGCAGGAAATCTCTTCCCCTGGCTTTGCTTTTAGACATGTGGGTTAAGGTAGCTGTCAGAGAAGTCTGCCCTCCCACTGCCAACAGCAAGAGACGACTTCCCAGCAGTAAGTGATGCCTCATGCACACAGCAAAACGCTCCTGGCATAGCCCTGCagacaagcagcagctgctccctctctcTCAAGCACAGAAGGGAGATACACATGGAAAACATCACAGGAAGTTTGTGGTGAACCAGCGCCCATGTCCTAAAGCCAGGGTATGGCAAAGCTGGAGGTGAAAGGACACCACcactcagagcagagcagtttCCTCTTTGTAACCAAAACATTTCTCAATCTGAGTCCTttttatcagaaaataaatattttgctgcgTTTTACGAGTGATAAAGCAGGGACACTGATTACCTCTCCCACACAGCCTTCCTTCTGCATGTACTTTCGGATCACGGACCAGATCTGGCACTTGCTCAGCAGCCTCCCGCCCGTGGCGACCTCAAAGCTCTCGTAGGTCCCGTACTTCTCCAGGACAGTACGAATGATCCTGATGGCCTGTGGCATGCAGAAAGTGCAAACATAAGCACAAACGCCTCCCTGCTTGCAAATACAGCCTAAATTCCCACATGCAGCAAACCCAGTGAATGGAACCCCCGATTAATGCCTCCAAAATACGATGTGGTTTTGCACAATCTAAGAAACCAATGAGACTGAGCTAGCTGGAGGTGGCCACCAGGAAAGACTGATATGTCACACAATCAGCACAACTCACAGAatattctttctgctttctgtcaCCCTTGCAGGCATCTCTTGCAGAAATGGGGCAAAGCAGAAGTGAAACTACATTGCCACAGCGTGATTAAAtccattattattttcaatcttttcttctttcagttttcCTTGGAAACTCCAGTGCTTGCACAAAGATCTCCAGCTTCTGAGCTTCCTCAGAAGAAGAAACTCCCACAGTTTCTTACTCCAGGGCTGAATTCCAAGCTCAGCAGTGAGGCTGTGCATCACACTCTGCAATGATGCTGCTTCAAAGAGGGTCTCAGTAGCACCAGCCTGCTGTACACCCAGCAACTTTCTAATAAAAGTATCACATGCTCCATTATTCACATTAACATTTATGGAGCATCTATAAAATATGAACATTTATTAGCACATTTCCTCCCCAAAAGGTGTGCTTCCATTGCAGACATTTTCAAGCAATTACTTTC of the Cinclus cinclus chromosome 11, bCinCin1.1, whole genome shotgun sequence genome contains:
- the MATCAP1 gene encoding microtubule-associated tyrosine carboxypeptidase 1, yielding MGSGAAGGPGYGAPLCPCPSPPPPPAPRCSRGTRRLSETGAGTRRSEGAAGRGGLRAAASLPHIARGRGEEGGGRRSPCLLVALRPRNVEAERERFFRASFAYDPQFEYAEPVPAAVLDKYGAASDRFVAQAIRIIRTVLEKYGTYESFEVATGGRLLSKCQIWSVIRKYMQKEGCVGEVVVQLTDDLLSQAVMMVEDSRPTLAINLAGARQHWLEGMLRHEIGTHYIRGVNNTRQPWHSSEGRKQYSLKPANPTEEGLASLHSVLFRKQPFLWRAALLYYTIERASRLSFSALFQDLEQYVQDAGVRWEYCVRAKRGQTDTSQPGCFSKDQVYLDGILRILRHRQTIDFPLLAALGKVSYEDVNRLKKFGVLEKARIPHFMQDLERYMKQLDHIVTTNGLNEEELEQLLPD